One genomic region from Mycobacterium basiliense encodes:
- a CDS encoding FtsW/RodA/SpoVE family cell cycle protein produces the protein MTTQLQPPVTVTPPLPTRRNAELLLLCFAAVITIAALLIVQANQERGLSWDLASYGLAFLTLFGFAHLAIRRFAPFTDPLLLPVVALLNGLGLVMIHRLDLVDNEVGAHGHPSANLQMLWTLVGVISFALVVIFLKDHRQLARYGYTCGLVGLIILAIPALLPASLSEQNGAKIWIRLPGFSIQPAEFSKILLLIFFSAVLVAKRGLFTSAGKHLMGMTLPRPRDLAPLLAAWVTSVGVMVFEKDLGTSLLLYASFLVVVYLATQRFSWVIIGLTLFAAGSTVAYFLFDHVRVRVQNWLDPFADPDGSGYQMVQALFSFATGGVFGTGLGNGQPDTVPAASTDFIIAAFGEELGLVGLAAILMLYTIVIIRGLRTAIATRDSFGKLLAAGLASTLAIQLFIVVGGVTKLIPLTGLTTPWMSYGGSSLLANYVLLAILARISHSARRPLRTRPRNTSSIAAAGTEVIERV, from the coding sequence ATGACGACGCAGCTACAGCCGCCCGTGACGGTGACGCCGCCGTTGCCGACCCGACGAAATGCCGAGCTGCTGTTGTTGTGCTTCGCCGCGGTGATCACCATCGCCGCGCTGCTGATCGTGCAAGCCAACCAAGAACGCGGCTTGAGCTGGGACCTGGCCAGCTATGGACTGGCTTTCCTGACCCTGTTCGGATTCGCGCACCTGGCGATTAGGCGCTTCGCACCGTTTACCGACCCGCTTCTGCTGCCGGTAGTCGCGCTGCTGAATGGGCTCGGTCTGGTCATGATTCACCGACTCGACCTGGTCGATAACGAGGTGGGTGCGCACGGCCATCCGAGCGCAAACCTGCAGATGCTGTGGACTCTGGTCGGCGTAATCTCATTCGCGCTCGTGGTGATCTTCCTCAAGGATCACCGGCAGCTCGCCCGCTATGGCTACACCTGCGGACTGGTCGGTCTGATCATCTTGGCCATTCCCGCGCTGCTGCCCGCGTCGCTATCCGAGCAGAACGGCGCCAAGATCTGGATTCGGTTGCCGGGCTTCTCCATTCAACCCGCCGAGTTCTCCAAGATCCTGCTGCTGATCTTCTTTTCGGCGGTGCTGGTGGCCAAGCGTGGCCTATTCACCAGCGCGGGTAAGCATCTGATGGGCATGACCCTGCCACGTCCGCGCGACCTGGCTCCGCTGCTCGCGGCCTGGGTGACCTCGGTGGGTGTGATGGTCTTCGAGAAAGACCTCGGCACTTCACTGCTGCTGTATGCGTCGTTCCTGGTGGTGGTCTACCTGGCCACCCAACGGTTCAGTTGGGTCATCATCGGGCTGACGCTGTTCGCTGCGGGAAGCACTGTGGCTTACTTCTTGTTCGACCATGTCCGGGTTCGAGTGCAGAACTGGCTCGATCCGTTCGCCGACCCCGACGGTAGCGGCTACCAGATGGTGCAGGCGCTGTTTAGCTTCGCCACCGGCGGCGTCTTCGGCACCGGTCTGGGCAATGGGCAACCCGACACCGTGCCGGCGGCCTCCACCGACTTCATCATCGCCGCCTTCGGCGAAGAGTTAGGGCTTGTCGGGCTGGCAGCCATCTTGATGCTCTACACGATCGTGATCATCCGGGGCCTTCGCACCGCGATCGCCACCCGGGACAGTTTTGGCAAGCTGTTGGCCGCAGGTTTGGCATCCACCCTGGCCATCCAGCTGTTCATCGTTGTCGGCGGTGTCACCAAGCTCATCCCGCTGACCGGGTTGACTACCCCGTGGATGTCTTACGGTGGGTCGTCGTTGTTGGCCAACTATGTACTGCTGGCCATCTTGGCGCGCATCTCGCACAGCGCCCGCCGTCCGCTGCGCACCCGTCCCCGAAATACCTCGTCGATCGCGGCGGCCGGCACTGAGGTGATCGAGCGGGTATGA
- a CDS encoding serine/threonine-protein kinase — MSPRVGVTLSGRYRLQRLIATGGMGQVWEAVDSRLGRRVAVKVLKGEFSSDPEFIERFRAEARTTAMLNHPGIAAVHDYGESQMDGEGRTAYLVMELVNGEPLNSVLKRTGRLSLRHALDMLEQTGRALQVAHAAGLVHRDVKPGNILITPTGQVKITDFGIAKAVDAAPVTQTGMVMGTAQYIAPEQALGHDASPSSDVYSLGVVGYEAVSGKRPFTGDGALTVAMKHIKEPPPPLPPDLPPNVRELIEITLVKNPTMRYRSGGPFADAVAAVRAGRRPPRPSQSPPPGRAAPAAIPSSAPARIASNTASRTAPPRRSRPATGGHRPPPARRTFSSGQRALLWAAGVLGALAIIIAVLIVINSRADGQQQSPPPTVTQTSPVSPTGPTPTGQRHQDWGLRWDGDHPGATGPQRGGAVPLTHADRASQDRYETPQ, encoded by the coding sequence ATGAGCCCCCGCGTTGGTGTGACGCTTTCCGGCCGATACCGCCTGCAGCGGCTCATCGCCACCGGTGGCATGGGCCAGGTCTGGGAGGCGGTAGATAGCCGGCTCGGCCGCCGGGTCGCGGTCAAAGTGCTCAAGGGCGAATTCTCCTCAGATCCGGAGTTCATCGAACGGTTCCGGGCCGAGGCCCGTACGACGGCTATGTTGAACCACCCGGGGATCGCCGCGGTCCACGACTATGGCGAGAGCCAGATGGACGGAGAGGGCCGCACCGCCTATCTGGTGATGGAGCTGGTCAACGGGGAGCCGCTGAACTCGGTCCTCAAGCGCACCGGCCGACTGTCGCTTCGACACGCGCTGGACATGCTCGAGCAGACGGGCCGCGCTCTTCAAGTCGCCCATGCCGCCGGGCTGGTCCACCGCGACGTCAAACCGGGCAACATCTTGATCACCCCCACCGGGCAGGTGAAGATCACCGACTTCGGCATCGCCAAGGCGGTCGATGCGGCGCCAGTGACCCAGACCGGCATGGTGATGGGCACCGCGCAATACATCGCCCCCGAACAGGCACTGGGCCACGACGCCAGTCCGTCCAGCGACGTCTACTCCTTGGGGGTCGTGGGATACGAAGCGGTTTCGGGCAAGCGGCCGTTTACCGGTGACGGTGCCCTGACCGTGGCGATGAAGCACATCAAAGAACCGCCACCGCCACTGCCGCCGGATTTGCCGCCCAACGTGCGCGAACTCATCGAGATCACCTTGGTGAAGAACCCCACCATGCGTTATCGCAGTGGGGGACCGTTTGCCGACGCCGTGGCGGCGGTACGGGCGGGACGTCGTCCACCCAGGCCCAGCCAGTCACCGCCGCCCGGGCGGGCCGCTCCGGCAGCGATACCGTCGAGCGCACCGGCCAGAATCGCCAGCAACACCGCCAGCCGAACCGCGCCGCCCCGTCGATCCCGACCGGCGACCGGAGGACACCGACCGCCGCCGGCCCGGCGTACCTTTTCCTCGGGCCAGCGGGCGTTGCTGTGGGCCGCTGGGGTGCTCGGGGCGCTGGCGATCATCATCGCTGTGCTCATCGTCATCAATTCGCGTGCCGACGGCCAGCAACAGTCACCGCCGCCGACGGTGACCCAGACGTCACCGGTCAGCCCAACCGGCCCGACCCCCACTGGGCAACGCCACCAGGATTGGGGCCTGCGGTGGGATGGCGATCACCCCGGAGCTACTGGACCGCAACGCGGCGGGGCTGTGCCGCTGACGCATGCTGACCGCGCGTCGCAGGACCGATACGAGACACCGCAATGA
- a CDS encoding aminodeoxychorismate/anthranilate synthase component II has translation MRILVVDNYDSFVFNLVQYLGQLGVEAEVWRNDDARLSDAAAITDRFAGVLLSPGPGTPERAGASVSLVRACATARTPVLGVCLGHQAIGVAFGATVDRAPELLHGKTSSVFHTNSGVLQGLPDPFTATRYHSLTILPESLPAELHVVAHTGSGVIMGVRHTELPIHGVQFHPESILTEGGHRMLANWLAYCGWARDDTLVRRLENEVMTAVRAHVPMDAGATDRTSA, from the coding sequence ATGCGGATCCTGGTCGTTGACAACTACGACAGCTTCGTATTCAACCTGGTTCAGTACCTGGGCCAGTTGGGTGTCGAGGCCGAAGTATGGCGCAACGACGACGCACGGCTATCCGACGCAGCCGCGATCACCGACCGGTTCGCCGGTGTGCTACTCAGCCCCGGTCCGGGCACTCCCGAACGGGCAGGGGCTTCGGTGAGCCTTGTTCGGGCTTGTGCAACGGCACGCACCCCGGTGCTGGGGGTCTGCCTGGGGCACCAGGCCATCGGCGTCGCGTTCGGCGCCACCGTAGATCGTGCGCCCGAGCTGTTGCACGGCAAGACCAGCAGCGTATTTCACACCAATAGCGGTGTGCTGCAGGGGCTTCCGGATCCCTTCACGGCGACTCGCTACCATTCACTGACCATCCTGCCCGAGTCGCTGCCGGCCGAATTGCACGTCGTAGCGCACACCGGAAGCGGCGTGATCATGGGAGTTCGGCACACCGAACTGCCGATTCATGGGGTCCAGTTTCATCCCGAATCCATCCTCACCGAGGGCGGGCATCGGATGCTGGCCAACTGGCTCGCCTACTGCGGTTGGGCCAGGGATGACACGCTGGTGCGGCGGTTGGAGAACGAGGTCATGACCGCGGTGCGGGCGCACGTCCCGATGGATGCCGGGGCTACTGACCGAACTTCAGCGTGA
- the pbpA gene encoding D,D-transpeptidase PbpA, with amino-acid sequence MNASLRRISVTVMALIVLLLLNATMTQVFTADGLRADPRNQRVLLDEYSRQRGQITAGGQLLAYSVATDGRFRFLRFYPNPEVYAPVTGFYSLRYSSTGLERAEDPVLNGSDQRLFGRRLADFFTGRDPRGGNVDTTISPRIQQAGWDAMQQGCDGPCRGAIVALEPSTGKILALVSAPSYDPNLLASHDPEVQAHAWQRLRDSPGSPLTNRAISETYPPGSTFKVITTAAALQAGANETEQLTAAAAISLPNSTATLENYGGTPCGGQDTVSLSEAFAKSCNTAFVQLGIQTGAGALRAMAQAFGLDTPPSAIPLQVAESTVGAIPDAAALGMSSIGQKDVALTPLQNAQIAATIANGGIAMRPYLVDSLKGPDLANISTTAPHQQRRAVSPQVAAKLTELMVGAEKVAQQKGAIPGVQIASKTGTAEHGSDPRHTPPHAWYIAFAPAQAPKVAVAVLVENGGDRLSATGGALAAPIGRAVIEAALQGGP; translated from the coding sequence ATGAACGCCTCTCTGCGCCGTATCTCGGTGACCGTTATGGCGTTGATCGTGCTGCTACTACTCAACGCCACGATGACGCAGGTATTCACCGCCGACGGGCTGCGTGCCGATCCGCGCAACCAGCGGGTACTGCTCGACGAGTACTCGCGGCAGCGTGGTCAGATCACCGCCGGCGGCCAACTGTTGGCCTATTCAGTGGCCACCGACGGCCGGTTTCGTTTTCTCAGGTTCTATCCCAATCCCGAGGTGTACGCGCCGGTGACCGGCTTTTACTCGCTGCGCTATTCCAGTACCGGCCTGGAACGCGCCGAGGACCCGGTGCTCAACGGGTCCGACCAGCGGTTGTTCGGGCGGCGACTGGCCGACTTCTTTACCGGACGCGACCCACGTGGCGGCAATGTGGACACCACGATCAGCCCGCGTATCCAGCAGGCCGGCTGGGACGCGATGCAACAGGGCTGCGACGGTCCCTGCCGGGGCGCGATCGTCGCCCTGGAACCGTCGACCGGCAAGATTTTGGCGTTGGTGTCGGCGCCGTCATATGACCCCAACCTGTTGGCGTCGCATGATCCGGAGGTACAGGCGCACGCCTGGCAGCGGCTGCGTGATAGTCCCGGATCGCCGCTGACCAACCGAGCTATTTCCGAGACGTACCCGCCGGGTTCGACGTTCAAAGTGATCACCACGGCGGCCGCGTTGCAGGCTGGCGCCAACGAGACCGAGCAGCTCACCGCCGCGGCCGCGATCTCGCTGCCCAACAGCACCGCGACGCTGGAAAACTACGGTGGTACACCATGCGGCGGCCAGGACACCGTCTCGCTGAGCGAGGCCTTCGCCAAGTCCTGCAATACCGCGTTCGTCCAGTTGGGCATCCAGACCGGAGCTGGAGCCCTGCGCGCCATGGCGCAGGCGTTCGGTCTGGACACGCCACCGAGCGCGATACCGTTGCAGGTCGCCGAATCGACGGTGGGCGCGATTCCGGACGCCGCCGCTTTGGGCATGTCGAGTATCGGACAAAAAGACGTTGCACTCACCCCGCTGCAAAACGCGCAGATCGCCGCGACCATTGCCAACGGCGGGATCGCCATGCGGCCATACCTGGTCGACAGCCTGAAAGGGCCCGATTTAGCTAACATCAGCACGACCGCGCCACATCAGCAGCGCCGCGCAGTGTCGCCGCAGGTCGCCGCTAAGCTAACAGAGCTGATGGTCGGCGCCGAGAAAGTCGCACAGCAGAAAGGGGCCATCCCCGGCGTGCAGATCGCATCCAAGACGGGTACCGCAGAGCACGGATCAGACCCCCGTCACACTCCACCGCACGCGTGGTACATCGCGTTTGCGCCCGCACAGGCTCCTAAAGTTGCCGTCGCGGTGCTGGTGGAGAACGGGGGCGATCGCTTGTCGGCGACCGGGGGTGCGCTTGCCGCGCCGATCGGGCGGGCCGTCATCGAGGCAGCGCTTCAGGGGGGTCCATGA
- the cwsA gene encoding cell wall synthesis protein CwsA, which translates to MSEKVDTPLTPRERLARGLTYSAVGPVDVTRGVVGLGVNSAHSTATELRRRYRTGRLAREIAAAQETIAQELAAAQEVVANLPQVLQEARRKQRRGKRKWVIAGVATVVVLAGGAVAFSVVRRSARPEPSPRPPSVDVQTRP; encoded by the coding sequence ATGAGCGAGAAGGTGGATACCCCGTTGACACCCCGGGAGCGGCTGGCCCGCGGCCTGACCTACTCGGCAGTGGGACCGGTGGACGTCACCCGAGGCGTTGTCGGGCTCGGGGTGAACTCTGCCCACTCGACGGCGACCGAGCTGCGTCGCCGGTACCGAACCGGCCGGCTGGCCCGGGAGATCGCCGCCGCTCAAGAAACAATCGCCCAGGAATTGGCCGCCGCCCAGGAAGTCGTGGCCAACCTGCCCCAGGTGCTTCAGGAGGCGCGCCGCAAACAACGCCGCGGCAAGCGCAAGTGGGTGATCGCGGGGGTGGCCACCGTCGTGGTCCTGGCCGGCGGGGCGGTGGCATTCAGTGTCGTGCGGCGTTCGGCTCGCCCAGAACCCTCGCCGCGCCCGCCCAGCGTTGACGTCCAGACGCGTCCCTAG
- the pknB gene encoding Stk1 family PASTA domain-containing Ser/Thr kinase, with translation MTTPRHLSDRYELGDILGFGGMSEVHLARDLRLHRDVAVKVLRADLARDPSFYLRFRREAQNAAALNHPAIVAVYDTGEAETPTGPLPYIVMEYVNGVTLRDIVHTDGPMPPKRAIEVIADACQALNFSHQNGIIHRDVKPANIMISTTNAVKVMDFGIARAIADSGNSVTQTAAVIGTAQYLSPEQARGDSVDARSDVYSLGCVLYEVLTGEPPFTGDSPVAVAYQHVREDPIPPSERHEGIPADLDAVVLKALAKNPENRYQTAAEMRADLVRVHNGEPPEAPKVLTGAERRSLIASSASSATAPRTDPLPRQALEDVDRDRSTPSVGRWMAVVAVLAVLTIVVTLAINTFGGNTRNIQVPNVRGQASADAIAALQNRGFKTRTLQKPDSTIPPDHVIGTDPAANASVAAGDEITINVSTGPEQRELPDVSSMTYAEAVKKLTAAGFGKFREAKSPSTPELMGRVIGTNPPANQTSAITNVITIIVGTGPATKEIPDVAGQTVDEAQKNLNVYGFTKFSQASVDSPKPAGSVVGTNPPAGTTVSIDSVIELEVSKGNQFVMPDLSGMFWTDAEPRLRALGWTGALDKGPDVDAGGSQHNRVVYQNPPAGAGVNRDGIITLKFGQ, from the coding sequence ATGACGACTCCTCGGCACCTCTCCGACCGCTACGAGCTGGGTGACATCCTCGGCTTCGGGGGTATGTCCGAAGTACACCTCGCCCGCGACCTGCGGCTGCACCGTGATGTCGCGGTCAAGGTGCTGCGCGCCGACCTGGCCCGCGATCCAAGTTTTTACCTCCGCTTCCGGCGGGAAGCGCAAAACGCTGCAGCGCTGAATCATCCGGCGATCGTCGCCGTGTACGACACCGGCGAGGCCGAAACACCCACTGGACCGTTGCCCTACATCGTCATGGAGTACGTCAACGGCGTCACCCTGCGGGACATCGTGCATACCGACGGCCCGATGCCGCCCAAGCGTGCCATCGAGGTGATCGCAGATGCGTGCCAGGCGCTGAACTTCAGCCATCAGAACGGCATCATTCACCGCGACGTCAAACCGGCGAACATCATGATCAGCACCACCAATGCGGTGAAAGTGATGGACTTCGGCATTGCTCGGGCGATCGCCGACAGCGGTAACAGCGTCACCCAAACGGCTGCAGTGATCGGGACGGCGCAATATCTCTCCCCGGAGCAGGCTCGCGGAGACTCGGTCGATGCCCGCTCCGATGTCTATTCGTTGGGCTGCGTGCTCTATGAGGTCCTGACCGGCGAGCCGCCCTTCACCGGGGACTCACCGGTGGCAGTCGCCTACCAGCATGTCCGCGAGGATCCCATCCCGCCGTCAGAACGCCACGAGGGCATCCCGGCCGACCTCGACGCCGTCGTACTCAAGGCGCTGGCCAAGAACCCGGAAAATCGCTATCAGACCGCGGCGGAAATGCGGGCCGACCTGGTCCGGGTGCACAACGGCGAGCCACCCGAGGCTCCCAAAGTGCTCACCGGCGCCGAGCGACGCTCGTTGATAGCGTCGTCGGCGTCCAGCGCGACCGCTCCGCGTACCGATCCGTTACCCCGCCAAGCCCTCGAGGACGTCGACCGTGACCGGTCCACCCCGTCGGTGGGTCGGTGGATGGCCGTGGTCGCGGTGCTAGCGGTGCTGACCATCGTGGTGACCCTGGCCATCAACACGTTCGGCGGCAACACCCGCAACATCCAGGTACCCAACGTGCGTGGTCAGGCCTCGGCCGACGCCATAGCGGCCCTACAAAACCGGGGCTTCAAGACACGCACCCTGCAAAAACCGGATTCGACAATCCCGCCCGACCATGTGATCGGCACCGACCCGGCGGCGAACGCCTCGGTGGCTGCCGGCGACGAGATCACCATCAACGTATCCACCGGGCCTGAGCAGCGGGAGCTGCCCGACGTCTCCTCGATGACCTACGCCGAGGCGGTCAAGAAGCTCACCGCGGCGGGATTCGGTAAATTCAGAGAGGCGAAGTCGCCGTCGACCCCCGAACTCATGGGCAGGGTGATCGGGACCAATCCGCCGGCCAACCAGACGTCGGCGATCACCAACGTGATCACGATCATCGTTGGCACCGGGCCGGCCACCAAGGAGATTCCCGACGTCGCCGGCCAGACCGTCGACGAGGCGCAGAAGAATCTCAACGTCTACGGCTTCACCAAGTTCAGCCAGGCATCGGTCGACAGCCCCAAACCGGCCGGTAGTGTCGTCGGCACCAACCCGCCGGCCGGAACCACGGTTTCGATCGACTCGGTGATAGAGCTTGAGGTGTCGAAGGGCAACCAATTCGTCATGCCCGACCTGTCCGGCATGTTTTGGACCGACGCCGAACCCCGCCTACGCGCGCTGGGCTGGACCGGTGCGTTGGACAAGGGGCCCGACGTGGACGCCGGCGGATCTCAACACAACCGGGTCGTCTATCAGAACCCGCCGGCCGGTGCCGGCGTCAACCGGGACGGCATCATCACGCTGAAGTTCGGTCAGTAG
- a CDS encoding DUF881 domain-containing protein: MIDRRRSPWRFGVPLVCLLAGLLLAATHGVSGGAEIRRSDAPRLVDLVRQSQSSVSRLSAQRDALTKRIDATHGRSSDMALAAMLRRISELAGEADMNPIHGPGLMVTLNDAQRDGNGRFPRDASPDDLVVHQQDIDGVLNAMWSAGAEAIQMQDQRIIATSVVRCVGNTLLLNGRTYSPPYTISAIGDATAMQAALAEAPPVILYKQYVVRFGLGYREEVKTDLQLEGHSEPVRLHYAQPMGPMGY, from the coding sequence GTGATCGATAGGCGCCGCTCACCGTGGCGCTTCGGTGTCCCGCTGGTGTGTTTGCTTGCCGGGTTGTTGCTGGCCGCGACGCACGGGGTTTCCGGTGGCGCCGAGATCCGCCGCAGTGACGCACCGCGGCTCGTCGATCTGGTCCGACAGTCGCAATCGTCGGTGTCCCGGCTCTCCGCCCAGCGCGATGCACTGACCAAACGGATTGACGCCACCCACGGCCGGTCCTCCGACATGGCGCTGGCCGCGATGCTTCGGCGCATCAGCGAGCTGGCCGGCGAAGCCGATATGAATCCGATCCACGGACCCGGGCTGATGGTGACTCTGAACGACGCCCAGCGTGACGGCAACGGACGTTTCCCGCGCGACGCCTCCCCCGACGACCTGGTCGTGCACCAACAGGACATCGATGGCGTCCTCAACGCAATGTGGAGCGCCGGAGCCGAGGCGATCCAGATGCAGGACCAGCGCATCATCGCCACCTCTGTGGTGCGCTGCGTCGGCAACACCTTGCTGCTCAACGGACGCACTTACAGTCCGCCCTACACAATTAGCGCCATCGGCGACGCCACCGCCATGCAAGCGGCGCTCGCCGAAGCTCCCCCGGTGATCCTCTACAAGCAGTACGTGGTCCGGTTCGGCCTGGGCTACCGCGAAGAGGTGAAAACCGACCTCCAACTCGAGGGCCATTCCGAGCCGGTACGGCTGCACTACGCGCAGCCCATGGGCCCAATGGGTTACTGA
- a CDS encoding peptidylprolyl isomerase: MADCDPVTNSPIQTATATLHTNRGDIKVALFGNHAPKTVANFVGLAQGTKDYSTQNASGGTSGPFYDGAVFHRVIRGFMIQGGDPTGTGRGGPGYKFADEFHPELQFDKPYLLAMANAGPGTNGSQFFITVGPTPHLNRRHTIFGEVTDPESQRVVEAISTTATDGNDRPTDPVAIESITIS, from the coding sequence ATGGCAGACTGTGATCCCGTGACCAACAGCCCAATTCAGACTGCCACCGCCACGCTGCACACCAACCGCGGAGACATCAAGGTCGCCCTGTTCGGAAATCACGCGCCCAAGACGGTCGCCAACTTCGTCGGCCTGGCGCAGGGCACCAAGGACTACTCGACCCAGAACGCATCGGGTGGTACTTCCGGTCCGTTCTATGACGGTGCGGTCTTTCACCGGGTGATCCGGGGCTTCATGATCCAGGGTGGCGATCCGACCGGAACGGGCCGCGGCGGCCCCGGCTACAAGTTCGCCGACGAATTCCATCCCGAGTTGCAGTTCGACAAGCCGTACCTGTTGGCGATGGCCAATGCCGGTCCCGGCACCAACGGCTCCCAATTCTTCATCACGGTCGGCCCCACCCCGCACCTGAACCGTCGGCACACTATCTTCGGCGAGGTGACCGACCCGGAGTCGCAGCGGGTCGTCGAGGCGATCTCCACCACCGCCACCGACGGCAACGACCGGCCCACCGACCCGGTCGCGATCGAATCGATCACGATCTCCTAG
- the crgA gene encoding cell division protein CrgA has protein sequence MPKSKVRKKNDFTVSAVSRTPVKVKVGPSSVWFVALFIGLMLIGLIWLMVFQLAAVGSQAPTALTWMADLGPWNYAIAFAFMITGLLLTMRWH, from the coding sequence ATGCCCAAGTCGAAGGTCCGTAAGAAGAACGACTTCACCGTCAGCGCGGTCAGCCGTACGCCGGTGAAGGTGAAGGTCGGCCCGTCCAGCGTGTGGTTCGTCGCCTTGTTCATCGGTTTGATGCTGATCGGCCTGATCTGGTTGATGGTGTTCCAGTTGGCTGCGGTCGGCAGCCAGGCCCCGACGGCCCTCACTTGGATGGCGGATCTGGGTCCGTGGAACTACGCGATCGCGTTCGCTTTCATGATCACCGGGTTGTTGCTGACGATGCGGTGGCACTGA
- a CDS encoding protein kinase domain-containing protein — protein MIAQAPDADELSVPSPNPERMRLLRLDFECLRTLAVGSSPVRVWWDENLQCYRVGKRVELSSLDGVLPEPATLQKIKHNNVVPVIAAPVVEGLIHPLRAIEIITPYYPRGSLTDALLRGERFTPTEAVRVVQAGLRGLGHLHEVQRILHRDIKSPNLLLDDVHTARVADLGCAGAIRPDGTVAALDIPTLYSPPELVSTGVLTRASDLYPMGLVLLELLRGGFNYEAYPKAVVADRLMRGMSPLTMEERRRPIWLSRSLRRVLTRALQTQPSQRFQTASAMDNELSRACVIDWKEADDRRWEAPFRHDRGRLIRVEAVPLPKGGFRLSTRVNRGNGWRRYGVDDFDVGVLDCTPVRRLFDHATDTAITR, from the coding sequence ATGATCGCGCAAGCCCCGGACGCCGACGAACTGAGTGTTCCTAGCCCTAACCCGGAGCGAATGCGGCTTCTGCGACTGGACTTCGAATGCCTGCGGACGCTCGCCGTTGGATCGAGTCCCGTGCGGGTCTGGTGGGACGAAAACCTCCAGTGCTACCGAGTAGGCAAGCGAGTTGAGCTTTCGAGTCTGGACGGTGTGCTCCCGGAACCGGCCACCCTGCAAAAGATCAAACACAACAACGTCGTCCCCGTAATCGCGGCCCCAGTCGTAGAGGGCTTAATTCATCCTCTTCGCGCGATCGAGATCATTACTCCTTACTACCCGCGGGGTAGCTTGACTGATGCTCTGCTAAGAGGTGAGCGTTTCACACCCACGGAAGCGGTCCGGGTGGTCCAAGCTGGACTTCGAGGCTTAGGTCATCTCCACGAAGTGCAGCGAATTCTGCACCGGGACATCAAGAGCCCGAACCTCCTTCTCGACGACGTGCACACCGCCAGAGTCGCTGATCTCGGATGTGCTGGCGCGATTCGGCCCGACGGGACAGTCGCTGCACTTGACATACCCACTCTGTACAGCCCGCCGGAGCTGGTTTCCACTGGTGTGCTGACCCGAGCAAGCGACCTGTACCCAATGGGCTTGGTGTTGTTGGAATTGCTCAGGGGCGGATTCAACTACGAGGCGTATCCCAAGGCCGTCGTAGCCGACCGACTCATGCGCGGAATGTCTCCGCTAACGATGGAGGAGCGCCGCCGTCCGATCTGGCTATCCCGATCGTTACGACGTGTCCTGACCAGAGCGCTGCAAACTCAACCCTCCCAACGCTTTCAGACCGCGAGTGCAATGGACAACGAGTTGTCTCGGGCGTGCGTGATCGACTGGAAGGAAGCAGATGACCGGCGGTGGGAGGCTCCATTTCGCCATGACCGCGGGCGCCTGATCCGGGTTGAAGCAGTTCCGCTCCCGAAGGGTGGCTTTCGCTTGTCTACTCGGGTGAACCGCGGCAATGGTTGGCGGCGCTACGGAGTCGACGATTTCGACGTTGGTGTTTTGGATTGCACGCCCGTCCGACGCTTGTTTGACCACGCCACGGACACCGCGATTACTCGTTGA
- a CDS encoding PH domain-containing protein, translating into MQQTQWEPRTPGIAGCAAAGVLMAIAAVTLVTDPPGRVMAVIAALGLILFAGASWRARPKLAITEDGLAIRGWFRTQLLGSPDIKIIRISQFRRYARTVRLLEIETVDGALFVLSRWDLGTDPIDVLDALTAAGYAGRKKS; encoded by the coding sequence ATGCAGCAAACACAGTGGGAGCCACGTACGCCGGGAATCGCTGGCTGCGCAGCCGCGGGCGTTTTGATGGCTATCGCCGCTGTGACCCTTGTCACAGACCCACCGGGCCGTGTTATGGCGGTGATTGCCGCACTGGGTTTGATCTTGTTTGCGGGCGCTTCCTGGCGCGCACGGCCAAAACTGGCAATCACCGAGGACGGTCTGGCGATCCGGGGTTGGTTTCGGACCCAGTTGTTGGGGAGCCCCGACATCAAGATCATCCGGATCTCGCAATTCCGCCGCTACGCGCGCACGGTCCGCCTACTCGAGATCGAGACGGTCGATGGAGCGCTGTTCGTCTTGTCGCGTTGGGACCTCGGCACCGATCCGATTGACGTGCTCGACGCCCTTACGGCCGCCGGTTATGCCGGCCGCAAGAAGAGTTGA